In Toxotes jaculatrix isolate fToxJac2 chromosome 11, fToxJac2.pri, whole genome shotgun sequence, a single genomic region encodes these proteins:
- the pcgf6 gene encoding polycomb group RING finger protein 6, with protein MSSPPNGRRSNEGSTNISDCDSEDEPKLPLNQFYPYIRCALCCGFLIDATTITECLHTFCKSCIVKHFFYSNRCPTCSIVVHQTQPLYNIRPDRQLQDIVYKMVPFLEELEREQMCKFYKDRGLEVPKPVVVSSPSPVVVRRQKKDNIPQSVFTIPPELDVSLLLEFVGAEEGISNYKPLERRYIRVSGEATVRHVELFIRRKMELSPTCQVDVVCGDHLLDHYQSLKDIQKSVGEEALQDGLLVLHFGLVLPSQS; from the exons ATGTCATCGCCTCCAAACGGTCGCAGGAGTAATGAAGGATCAACGAACATATCAGACTGCGATTCAGAGGACGAG CCCAAGCTCCCCCTCAACCAGTTCTATCCATACATCCGCTGTGCCCTGTGCTGCGGCTTCCTCATCGATGCCACCACCATCACAGAGTGCCTGCACACAT TTTGCAAAAGCTGCATTGTGAAGCACTTCTTCTACAGCAACAGGTGTCCCACATGTAGCATTGTTGTCCACCAGACACAACCCCTTTACAACATCAG GCCTGACAGACAACTGCAGGATATTGTTTACAAAATGGTTCCTTTCCTGGAGGAGC TCGAACGAGAACAAATGTGTAAGTTCTACAAAGACAGAGGCCTGGAGGTGCCAAAACCAG TGGTGGTCTCCTCTCCAAGTCCTGTTGTGGTACGAAGGCAGAAGAAAGATAACATTCCTCAGTCTGTGTTCACCATTCCCCCTGAGCTGGATGTatctctgctgctggagtttgTTGG ggctGAAGAGGGCATTAGCAACTATAAG CCATTAGAGAGGCGGTACATTCGTGTGTCTGGTGAGGCCACTGTCCGCCATGTGGAATTGTTCATCAGGAGGAAGATGGAACTTAGCCCAACCTGCCAG GTGGATGTGGTTTGTGGAGATCACCTCCTAGATCACTACCAGTCGCTCAAAGACATTCAGAAGTCTGTGGGCGAAGAGGCACTACAG GATGGTCTGTTGGTGCTGCACTTTGGCCTGGTCCTGCCCTCCCAGTCCTGA
- the si:dkey-51a16.9 gene encoding RING finger protein 122: MHSVQWCNGCLCDLGLKNSDIHCKMTSEELFHLPLNIYIVILGIGLFILMLSLIFCCYLFRLRRQGAREQYGYNEVVLKGPGKKLSLLGQTCAVCLEEFRSRDELGVCPCSHAFHKKCLLKWLEIRSVCPMCNKPICRLQPDPPQASERPQSLLEV, translated from the exons ATGCATTCTGTCCAATGGTGTAACG GGTGTCTGTGTGACCTTGGATTGAAGAACTCCGACATCCACTGCAAGATGACATCTGAAGAGCTCTTCCACCTGCCACTCAACATCTACATCGTCATTCTGGGCATTGGCCTCTTCATCCTCATGCTCAGCCTCATTTTCTGCTGCTACCTGTTCAG GCTGAGGCGACAAGGTGCAAGAGAACAGTACGGCTACAATGAG GTTGTTTTGAAAGGACCAGGAAAGAAACTCAGCCTTCTTGGT caaacatgtgcagtgtgtttagAGGAGTTTCGCAGCAGGGATGAGCTTGGAGTGTGCCCGTGTTCCCATGCTTTTCACAAGAA GTGTTTACTGAAATGGTTAGAAATCCGCAGCGTCTGCCCCATGTGCAACAAGCCCATTTGTCGCCTGCAGCCTGATCCCCCACAAGCATCCGAGCGGCCACAGAGTCTCCTGGAGGTCTGA